A stretch of Ipomoea triloba cultivar NCNSP0323 chromosome 13, ASM357664v1 DNA encodes these proteins:
- the LOC116002857 gene encoding monogalactosyldiacylglycerol synthase 2, chloroplastic-like translates to MHTVLGRVGVYGFGGCSQKRRKYDVQEEDDTMEMVQIGAERTKNVLILMSDTGGGHRASAEAIRDAFKLEFGDEYRIWPGTKDSFHQHLERFQFKENR, encoded by the exons ATGCACACAGTGTTGGGGAGAGTTGGGGTTTATGGATTTGGCGGCTGCAGCCAGAAGAGGCGCAAGTATGACGTTCAGGAAGAAGATGATACTATGGAAATGGTGCAGATTGGAGCTGAGAGGACCAAGAATGTGTTGATTCTCATGAGTGACACCGGTGGCGGCCACCGTGCTTCGGCAGAGGCGATTCGTGATGCCTTCAAGCTGGAATTTGGTGATGAATACAGG ATATGGCCAGGAACAAAAGACTCGTTCCATCAGCACCTGGAGAGATTTCAGTTCAAAGAAAACAGATAA